CTGCCAGGCTGGAGAGGACCAGATCGAAGCTGCCGTCCTCCAAGGGCAGCGCCCGCATGTCACCCGTGTGCAGCTCGACCCGATCCGCCACCCCCTCGGCGACGGCGTTGCGCCGGGTGACCTCGGCCGAGTTGCCGGACTGATCGACCGTGCGCCAGAGGTCCACGCCCACGGCCCGGCCCGTGGTCAGGTGCTGGGCGGCCATGAGCAGGACCGCGCCACGGCCGCAGCCCAGGTCCAGGATGCGCTCATCGCCGCGCAGGTCCAGCGACTCGAGCAACCTGGCCCACAGCACGAACTTCCCGCGGAGCGTGCCGTGGAGATAGAAGGCGAGGATGGCCAGGATGAAGAGGCCGGCCAGCAGGGGCAGCCGCTTGCCACTGAAGAAGGCGAGGGCGAACTCCAAGGCGGCCATGGCGGCCATGAAGGCGGGGGCGAACGGCGCGTCGATGCCGTAGGAGCCGCGGTGGGGGAGGGGAGTGCGGTTGTTCATCACGAGGACTTGCCCGTCGCGGGACTCCCTTCAGCAGAGTGCGGCCGCCTCGCCGCACCGTGCGGCAAACCGCTCGCGAGGCTCCGACCGGTCACGTCGATCTCCTGGGCTTCACGTCGTCAGCGCAACGGATGTGTTCGCGTAACGCGTGAGCCAAGCGGCAGCATCAATCGCGTAGCGCTTGATCTGCCCACTTGAGCGAATAGTCAGGCGACATCTACGGCTCCTGCCCAATACGAACAAGTGATCCGTCTTCATCGATGACGGCAAACTCGCGCATCCCCCACGGCTTCTTCTCCAGGGGAGTGATGCGTGGGATTCCAGCGCCCGGCAGGCCCGC
This is a stretch of genomic DNA from Candidatus Tanganyikabacteria bacterium. It encodes these proteins:
- a CDS encoding class I SAM-dependent methyltransferase — protein: MNNRTPLPHRGSYGIDAPFAPAFMAAMAALEFALAFFSGKRLPLLAGLFILAILAFYLHGTLRGKFVLWARLLESLDLRGDERILDLGCGRGAVLLMAAQHLTTGRAVGVDLWRTVDQSGNSAEVTRRNAVAEGVADRVELHTGDMRALPLEDGSFDLVLSSLAVHNISGRAGREQAISEAVRVLRPGGRLVIVDVRATGQYQAHLASLGMHGVARRWLGWRFGTARLVTATKPAGRNQADPVAVPRRSAGAPAESGT